The following proteins come from a genomic window of Patescibacteria group bacterium:
- the ruvC gene encoding crossover junction endodeoxyribonuclease RuvC, with protein sequence MPHRRTRTIIGIDPGYGRIGVGVIRQDGAQLSCVSYECLMPPKAVFADRLLFIHTALGIVLQRHVPAIVAVEKVYFFKNITTAIDVSQARGVILLTARLQTIPLYEYTPLQVKRAVTGYGKADKQQVQKMVQILLSLPALPKPDDAADALALAICASTAPYNLS encoded by the coding sequence ATGCCACATCGCCGTACACGCACTATTATTGGCATAGACCCTGGATACGGCAGAATTGGCGTTGGAGTTATACGCCAAGACGGCGCACAGCTTTCCTGTGTATCATATGAATGCCTCATGCCGCCAAAGGCGGTATTCGCCGACAGGCTGCTCTTCATACACACAGCGCTTGGTATAGTGTTGCAGCGCCATGTGCCGGCTATTGTCGCGGTTGAAAAAGTATACTTTTTTAAAAACATAACAACGGCGATTGATGTATCCCAGGCACGCGGCGTTATCCTCCTCACTGCCCGATTGCAAACTATTCCTCTCTATGAATATACTCCCTTGCAAGTAAAGCGCGCTGTCACAGGATACGGCAAGGCCGATAAACAGCAGGTGCAAAAAATGGTACAAATACTCTTATCTCTTCCAGCGCTACCAAAACCGGATGATGCGGCAGATGCTCTCGCGCTTGCTATCTGTGCAAGCACCGCTCCCTATAATCTTTCTTAA
- a CDS encoding YebC/PmpR family DNA-binding transcriptional regulator, which produces MSGHSKWATTKRAKAVVDAKRATVFTRLANAITLAAREKGGDPTTNFSLRLAIEKARGSNMPKENIERAIKRGTGEGGGVQPEEIIYEGYGPGGVAILVHTLTDNRNRTVSEIKHIFSSNGGNLGSANSVGWMFEKQGVLGISQLPTEEQELALIECGVNDIQKNGDEVTLITSPQDLQKARACVEQFGIPLVFAEFDYRATTTASLCQTDKERLEVLCNELDGLDDVTDYYSNV; this is translated from the coding sequence ATGTCTGGACACTCAAAATGGGCAACCACAAAACGAGCTAAAGCTGTTGTTGACGCAAAGCGCGCCACCGTTTTTACGCGCCTTGCAAATGCCATCACGCTCGCAGCGCGGGAAAAGGGCGGCGATCCGACAACAAACTTCTCTCTGCGCCTTGCAATAGAAAAAGCGCGTGGTTCGAATATGCCAAAGGAAAATATTGAACGGGCCATCAAGCGGGGCACAGGCGAAGGTGGCGGAGTACAGCCGGAAGAAATTATCTATGAGGGGTATGGGCCCGGAGGTGTTGCGATTCTTGTTCATACGCTTACCGACAATCGCAATCGGACGGTATCCGAAATTAAGCATATTTTTTCTTCCAATGGAGGGAATCTCGGGAGTGCAAATAGTGTCGGATGGATGTTTGAAAAACAAGGGGTGCTTGGTATTTCACAACTCCCAACCGAAGAACAAGAACTTGCGCTCATTGAATGCGGTGTAAACGATATCCAAAAAAACGGGGATGAAGTTACTCTTATTACTTCTCCTCAGGATCTCCAAAAAGCAAGGGCATGTGTTGAACAATTCGGCATACCATTAGTCTTCGCGGAGTTTGACTATCGCGCCACCACTACGGCGTCGCTTTGCCAAACCGACAAAGAACGGCTTGAAGTGCTTTGCAATGAACTTGATGGCCTGGATGATGTTACTGATTATTATTCAAATGTATAA